The following proteins are encoded in a genomic region of Dokdonia donghaensis DSW-1:
- a CDS encoding M14 family metallopeptidase: MLRIYSFFVALFLTTLLTAQVQSPSEFLGYEIGTQFSRHADVVRYFEHVAENSDLVTYQEYGKTNERRPLTYAVITTSANHSNLENIRKANLEQTGIATGNFGTADKAIVWLSYNVHGNEASSTEASMVTLYELITSKKEWLKDAVIIMDPCVNPDGRDRYANWFNQVASTPYDPAQVAAEHDEPWPGGRPNHYLFDLNRDWAWASQVESQQRLKVYNKWMPHVHVDFHEQGINNPYYFAPAAEPFHEIITDWQEDFQTQIGANHARYFDKEGWLFFTRESFDLLYPSYGDTYPTFMGAIGMTYEQAGHGRAGLGIHTDRGYELTLVDRVAHHKTTGLSTVEISVKNAAKLNSEFKAYFNNNNLKYKSYVLSGNVDNLKALADLMDKHEISYGFASNGKATGFNYTSNAQGSMSYDTAMVISTDQPKGKMVKALFEPDAKLSTPLTYDITAWSLPHAYGLNAVASTSLVKATAASPFKTNTTVTSTNVAGYIGKWSSLDDAQFLAGLLKEGIRVRFSEQPFVNNGVSYERGSLIITKSDNMGREDFNEVLSTLSRKHNRTLTATSTSFASSGPDFGSSQVKLINPPKIALLKGDATSSLSYGATWYFFEQTLQYPVTSINADKLGRVNLDEFDVLVMPSGWYGSVLNESNLDKVKDFVRGGGKVIALANAVGSLAGKSGFSIKRNTSNSDTEKGDKKENLTPYADRENASTTNFITGSIFKTKVDTTHPMAFGYPDTYYSLKLGSNSYSYLDRGYNVAWIPEEVENVAGFAGETAKGKLSNSLIFGEERMGRGSIIYMVDDPLFRAFWHNGKLFFTNAIFLTNNGKFRL; this comes from the coding sequence ATCTACAGCTTTTTTGTCGCCTTATTTCTCACAACATTACTTACCGCTCAAGTACAATCTCCATCAGAATTTCTGGGTTATGAGATAGGAACACAGTTCTCACGACACGCAGACGTGGTGCGCTACTTTGAACACGTAGCCGAAAATAGTGACCTAGTCACCTATCAAGAATACGGTAAAACAAACGAGCGTAGACCTCTTACATATGCCGTTATTACCACAAGCGCAAACCATAGCAATCTAGAAAATATACGCAAGGCAAACCTTGAGCAAACGGGTATTGCCACCGGCAACTTTGGTACGGCAGACAAGGCAATAGTCTGGCTTTCTTATAACGTGCACGGTAATGAAGCTTCATCTACAGAGGCTTCTATGGTGACACTGTATGAGTTAATTACGTCAAAAAAAGAATGGTTAAAAGATGCCGTGATCATTATGGATCCTTGCGTAAATCCAGATGGGCGTGATCGCTATGCAAACTGGTTTAACCAAGTAGCGTCTACACCTTACGACCCAGCACAGGTAGCTGCAGAGCACGATGAGCCGTGGCCAGGAGGAAGACCTAATCACTACCTTTTTGACCTTAACCGCGACTGGGCGTGGGCTTCACAAGTAGAGTCACAACAGCGATTAAAGGTATATAACAAGTGGATGCCACACGTGCACGTAGATTTTCACGAGCAGGGCATAAACAATCCTTACTATTTTGCCCCGGCTGCAGAACCTTTTCACGAGATTATCACAGACTGGCAAGAAGATTTCCAAACGCAGATAGGAGCAAATCACGCGCGCTATTTTGATAAGGAAGGTTGGCTGTTTTTTACAAGAGAGAGTTTTGACTTACTCTACCCTTCTTACGGTGACACCTACCCTACCTTTATGGGAGCAATAGGGATGACCTATGAGCAGGCGGGTCACGGTCGTGCCGGTTTAGGTATTCATACAGACCGAGGTTATGAACTCACACTAGTAGATCGTGTAGCACATCACAAAACCACAGGACTCTCTACCGTAGAGATTTCTGTAAAAAATGCTGCAAAACTCAACTCAGAGTTTAAAGCATACTTTAATAACAACAATCTCAAGTATAAAAGCTACGTACTTTCTGGTAATGTAGATAATCTCAAAGCACTAGCCGACCTAATGGACAAGCACGAGATAAGCTATGGCTTTGCCTCAAACGGAAAGGCAACAGGCTTTAACTACACCTCAAACGCTCAGGGCAGTATGAGCTATGACACCGCAATGGTGATAAGTACCGACCAGCCAAAAGGAAAGATGGTAAAAGCCCTCTTTGAGCCAGATGCAAAACTAAGCACGCCACTCACCTATGATATCACCGCGTGGAGTTTACCACACGCCTACGGTCTTAATGCCGTGGCAAGTACCTCTCTAGTAAAAGCAACTGCTGCTAGCCCTTTTAAAACAAACACAACCGTAACTAGCACAAATGTAGCAGGCTACATCGGGAAGTGGAGTAGTCTTGATGATGCACAGTTTCTTGCAGGACTTCTCAAGGAAGGCATTAGAGTACGTTTTAGCGAGCAACCCTTTGTAAATAATGGAGTTTCTTACGAGCGCGGTTCTTTAATTATTACTAAAAGTGATAATATGGGACGTGAAGATTTTAATGAGGTGTTAAGTACGCTTTCGCGAAAGCATAACAGAACCCTTACCGCTACTTCTACATCATTTGCAAGCTCTGGACCAGACTTTGGGTCATCACAAGTGAAGCTTATCAATCCGCCAAAGATTGCATTACTTAAAGGAGATGCAACCTCATCATTGAGTTATGGAGCTACGTGGTACTTTTTTGAACAGACATTACAGTACCCAGTGACTTCTATAAATGCAGATAAGCTAGGGCGTGTAAATCTTGATGAATTTGATGTACTGGTGATGCCTAGCGGCTGGTACGGAAGCGTACTTAATGAAAGTAACCTTGATAAGGTTAAAGACTTTGTGCGTGGTGGAGGTAAAGTGATTGCACTAGCAAACGCTGTAGGAAGCCTTGCTGGAAAATCTGGATTTTCAATAAAAAGAAATACCAGCAACAGCGATACCGAAAAAGGTGACAAGAAAGAAAACCTAACTCCATATGCAGATCGTGAGAATGCAAGTACCACAAACTTTATCACAGGTTCTATCTTTAAGACTAAAGTAGATACGACACACCCTATGGCTTTTGGCTATCCAGACACGTACTACAGTTTAAAGCTAGGAAGCAACTCCTACTCATATCTGGACCGCGGTTATAACGTAGCGTGGATACCTGAAGAGGTAGAGAATGTAGCAGGATTTGCAGGAGAAACGGCAAAAGGAAAACTAAGTAACTCTCTTATTTTTGGAGAAGAACGTATGGGGCGCGGGAGCATTATCTATATGGTAGACGACCCACTTTTTAGAGCGTTCTGGCATAATGGAAAGTTATTCTTCACCAATGCTATTTTCTTGACTAATAATGGAAAGTTTAGGTTGTAG